From the Theobroma cacao cultivar B97-61/B2 chromosome 2, Criollo_cocoa_genome_V2, whole genome shotgun sequence genome, one window contains:
- the LOC18608114 gene encoding ribosomal RNA small subunit methyltransferase E isoform X1 — MQTLGTLRPRFTELLKRPWLTKPFNLRAFSSTPPAAYTNQSRGGLPRFFSETLPSSKGGVIRVQGDEFWHMTKVLRLKTDDRIELFNGKGGLVEGCIQNIDRTAIDFVALEEPKLVLPQSQWHVFAAFGSLKGGRADWLVEKCTELGATSVTPLLTERSSVIADNRVERLQRVILAATKQCQRLHEMKLNHPMKIDNLVPLVAKSKLSFIAIAEATPLVGALTSTRTESSGLIIVGPEGDFTEKEVNMIIEAGSTAVGLGPHRLRVETATIAILATLMLWSDSQQITNP, encoded by the exons atgCAAACCTTAGGAACTTTACGACCTCGATTCACGGAGCTATTGAAGCGTCCTTGGCTTACTAAACCATTTAACTTGCGAGCATTCTCGTCTACACCTCCTGCTGCATACACCAACCAGTCTCGCGGTGGCCTTCCTCGCTTCTTCTCTGAAACTCTTCCTTCTTCCAAG GGCGGTGTTATTCGCGTACAAGGAGATGAATTTTGGCATATGACTAAAGTTCTAAGGTTGAAAACTGACGACAG AATAGAGCTCTTCAACGGGAAAGGAGGTTTAGTAGAAGGGTGTATACAAAACATTGACCGCACCGCAATCGATTTTGTGGCTTTGGAAGAACCAAAGTTAGTTCTTCCGCAGAGCCAGTGGCATGTATTTGCTGCTTTTG GTTCACTGAAGGGTGGTCGAGCTGACTGGCTTGTTGAGAAGTGTACT GAACTGGGAGCTACTAGTGTGACACCTTTGCTGACAGAACGTTCTTCTGTCATCGCTGACAATCGGGTGGAAAGATTGCAGCGTGTCATTTTAGCAGCAACTAAACAAT GCCAACGGTTGcatgaaatgaaattgaatCATCCTATGAAGATTGATAATCTTGTACCTCTT GTTGCCAAGTCGAAGCTGTCTTTTATAGCCATAGCAGAAGCTACTCCTCTTGTTGGTGCATTGACTTCAACAAGAACAGAATCTAGTGGGCTAATAATAGTTGGACCAGAAGGGG ATTTTACAGAGAAAGAGGTGAATATGATTATTGAAGCAGGTTCTACAGCAGTTGGTCTTGGGCCTCATCGATTGCGTGTTGAAACTGCAACTATAGCTATTTTGGCGACCCTAATGCTATGGTCTGACTCACAGCAAATCACCAACCCCTAA
- the LOC18608114 gene encoding ribosomal RNA small subunit methyltransferase E isoform X2, whose amino-acid sequence MQTLGTLRPRFTELLKRPWLTKPFNLRAFSSTPPAAYTNQSRGGLPRFFSETLPSSKGGVIRVQGDEFWHMTKVLRLKTDDRIELFNGKGGLVEGCIQNIDRTAIDFVALEEPKLVLPQSQWHVFAAFGSLKGGRADWLVEKCTELGATSVTPLLTERSSVIADNRVERLQRVILAATKQCQRLHEMKLNHPMKIDNLVPLVAKSKLSFIAIAEATPLVGALTSTRTESSGLIIVGPEGG is encoded by the exons atgCAAACCTTAGGAACTTTACGACCTCGATTCACGGAGCTATTGAAGCGTCCTTGGCTTACTAAACCATTTAACTTGCGAGCATTCTCGTCTACACCTCCTGCTGCATACACCAACCAGTCTCGCGGTGGCCTTCCTCGCTTCTTCTCTGAAACTCTTCCTTCTTCCAAG GGCGGTGTTATTCGCGTACAAGGAGATGAATTTTGGCATATGACTAAAGTTCTAAGGTTGAAAACTGACGACAG AATAGAGCTCTTCAACGGGAAAGGAGGTTTAGTAGAAGGGTGTATACAAAACATTGACCGCACCGCAATCGATTTTGTGGCTTTGGAAGAACCAAAGTTAGTTCTTCCGCAGAGCCAGTGGCATGTATTTGCTGCTTTTG GTTCACTGAAGGGTGGTCGAGCTGACTGGCTTGTTGAGAAGTGTACT GAACTGGGAGCTACTAGTGTGACACCTTTGCTGACAGAACGTTCTTCTGTCATCGCTGACAATCGGGTGGAAAGATTGCAGCGTGTCATTTTAGCAGCAACTAAACAAT GCCAACGGTTGcatgaaatgaaattgaatCATCCTATGAAGATTGATAATCTTGTACCTCTT GTTGCCAAGTCGAAGCTGTCTTTTATAGCCATAGCAGAAGCTACTCCTCTTGTTGGTGCATTGACTTCAACAAGAACAGAATCTAGTGGGCTAATAATAGTTGGACCAGAAGGGGGTTAG
- the LOC108660989 gene encoding thymocyte nuclear protein 1 — protein sequence MGKMVKGKQYWLLKTEPGEWSWEDQAANGGVTKWDGVKNKQAQKHLKSMKEGDLCFFYHSGASARCVVGVVSVVKEWYSESGDKNSEVVVDVKAVGEMRRRVDLKDMKQDGELKGFVMFRQPRLSVMPVPEEVWKRICELGNGFEGDGIGNDGGDEEEDLG from the coding sequence atggGGAAAATGGTGAAAGGAAAGCAATACTGGCTGCTGAAGACAGAACCTGGAGAGTGGTCGTGGGAAGACCAAGCAGCAAACGGAGGTGTAACCAAATGGGATGGTGTCAAGAACAAGCAAGCCCAGAAACACCTCAAGTCCATGAAAGAGGGCGATCTCTGTTTCTTCTACCACTCGGGCGCCAGTGCTCGCTGCGTGGTGGGCGTGGTCAGCGTGGTGAAGGAATGGTACTCAGAGAGCGGTGATAAAAACAGTGAGGTGGTGGTGGATGTGAAAGCGGTTGGGGAGATGAGGAGGCGAGTGGACTTAAAGGACATGAAACAGGATGGGGAGTTGAAAGGGTTTGTGATGTTTAGACAGCCGAGGTTGTCGGTTATGCCGGTGCCTGAGGAGGTTTGGAAGAGGATTTGTGAACTGGGAAATGGGTTTGAAGGGGATGGCATTGGCAACGATGGTGGTGATGAGGAGGAGGATTTGGGTTAG